The genomic DNA GTATTTATTTACATTTATTATTTAATTTACCTTATTGGATTACTGTATTGTATATTGGGATAGGTGAGATCATTGCTTGTTATATCTTGGGATATCCCTTATTAATTTTGTTAATTAAAAATAAGGATAGATTAGGTCTGAGATAACAAAGAATAAAATAAGAGAATGCATTATGGTAAAAATATTTTACTTTTTTATTCTATGAAGCGGGGTAATTGGTTATGGATATTAAAGACGAATTAAAAATTATTAAAAGAGGCACAGAAGAAATAATTTCCGAAAATGAGTTAATAAAGAAAATAGAAAAATCAAGGAAAGAAAAAAGACCACTTCGGATTAAACAAGGATTTGACCCTAATGCACCGGATATCCATTTGGGACACACGGTAGGTCTACGGAAAATGAGACAATTTCAAGACTTGGGACACGATGTTTATTTTTTGATTGGTGATTTTACAGGAATGATAGGTGACCCAAGTGGTAAATCAGCAACCAGGAAACAGTTAACAGAAGAAGAAGTTAAGAAAAACGCAGAGACTTATAAAAAACAGGTTTTTAAAATATTAAATCCGGAAAAAACTAAAGTAGTATTTAATAGTCATTGGTTGGGGAAGCTTTCTT from Candidatus Atribacteria bacterium includes the following:
- a CDS encoding QueT transporter family protein, translating into IYLHLLFNLPYWITVLYIGIGEIIACYILGYPLLILLIKNKDRLGLR